The sequence AAATCACGCAGCAGGTGGAGTATTTAATCCCCGGGTTGAAAACGACGACCAGCGGCAAAATGGGCACTCGGCGGCAAGTCCGGGAGTACTTGGTGCATCCGGATGAAGTTAAGCGTCTCAAAACAGGGGAAGCGGTGGTGGTGCGAAAAACAAATTTTCAAGTTGCCCGGGTCGGGATCCGGAACCCGGGTGGACAAAGCAAGAGAAACGGATCGCCGTTGCGGTGGCCGTGCTGGCGGCCTGGTGGCTTGCGGTAGCGGGGTTGGCAGTGGGGCGGGGAAGCTGACGGCGATCCGGTCAGAAAAGCGAAGCGGGCGAAGTTTCTCAAGCAATATTGGGGTGTCCGGGAAGGCAGGCCGGCAATCCCAAAGGAACAGCCATTCCTTGTCAGCGTCAAAATGTCGCTGACGATGGAGCAGGTAATCTTTCCCAAACTCATCGTGAGGGACAAAATGTCCCTGACGTGAGAAAGACCCTCGCTGACATAGCCGAAGCGGCTGGCGAAGACGAGCGGACAACCCAGCGGCTTCTCAAGCTCAACGATGCCGACAACGAAGAGCGAAGGCAGGCGGACGACGATCCATTGAGAAAGGCCAGGCGGGCGAAGTTCTTGAAACAGTACTGGGGTGTGCGGGAAGGCAGGCCGGAAAAACTGGGTAAAAATTACCCAGTTTCTAAAACCCTAGATGATGTTGCTGAAGCTTGTGGTGAAACCCGCGAAAACCTAAAGAAGCTTCTCAAGCTCAACGACCTGATTGCTCCGCTGCAAAGCCTGGTTTCCCAAGGCGAACTCTCTCAAACCGCCGCCTACTCCCTGGCCTTCCTGCCGCCCGAAGATTTGACATCCCGTTACGTAGCGGCTTTTTTGAGCACATTGCATATTACGGAAGTCCCCTGTGGACAACCATCACTGTGCCTTGTACCGTGCGACCTTGGTGGTTCCCTGCGCCATCCGTCAATTTTAAAGAGAAAGAGGTGGACCAAATTGCACAAGATACTGGTTGTTGTGCTTCTCCTGTGCTTGCTTTTCGCGTGGGCGGGGCCAGTAGCGGGCAGCGCTCCGGGGGAAAGGCCGCAACAAAGCCTAGACGAGCGCCGCCAAGAGTACACGAAAAACACTAGCTGGCCCGAACGGCTGGCCGCCAGCGTGATCATCGCCGGGCCCAACTGGCTGGTCTATGTCCTTGGGCTTCAGGATCCGGTGTCCCTGGTGTTCATGATCGATACGCAGGCTCCTTTGGTGGACGGTGTGCCGCAGCAGCGCGACCTGCCCTACTGGCACGTGTTTACCGAAAATGAAATGGGGGCGGTGGCGACACTTTACGACAGCCTGGCCGAATTCGTGCCCATTTGGCTAGTCGTCGCCGTGGTGCTCCTGGCACTAGGTATTCTGTACAACATGGCCAACCCGCAGTCCAAAGCGGGTTTCCGCGAATACGTCCTGGGCTTTTTCTTGGCCATGATTGTGCTGAAGTTCGGCCCTCAGCTGCTAGGGTTTGTTTTCGACGTGAACTACGCCTTGGTGATGCAGTTTAAACACATCGCCCTGCCGTTTTTCCACCAGCCGCTTTTTTTTCAGCCGGGCGAAACCCCTATGTTTTTGGGGCTTATAACCCTGGCTGATCAAAACATCACCTTTGGGGACGCAATTGTTGCCTTTATCGCTGCTTTTTGTATCGGGGTCTTAAACTGGCAATACATCATACGCAAGATCAACATTGCCCTTCTGGTCGGGCTGATACCTTTGGTGGCCGTGATCAGCATCGCGCCCGCCAAAAGGTATGTCTTGGGCGTCTGGTTTAAAGAGTTGATCGCCAACATCTTTCTTCAGGCGGCTCATGCGGCGGTTCTGGCCTTTCTGCTGCTGATAATTCATGCTTCCGAGGCCGACACGCGCATGGGTTGGTACGCAACAACTCAGGCATTTTGGATCAAGCTAGCCGCGCTTATAGCCTTGACCGGCTTAACCGGCTTGGTGCGCAACGTCATCGGCGCGGAGACCGTCACCGGGCCGCCGGGGGCGGCGATGGCCATGTTTGGCGTGGCTGGGCTGCTGGCACTCGGCAAGATGATCAAGCCCGCCGCCGCGGGTGTGGCTGGAGCCGCAGGGGGTGCTGCCGCGGGGGGCATGGCTGGAGCTGCGGGCGGTGCCGCAGGAGCTACCGGTGCCACTGGGATGGCTGGAGCCGCGTTTCGCGGCTTGGGAAGGGCCAGCCTGACGGCTGGCGGAGCGATGGCCGGGGGTTTGGCCATGGGTGCCGCCACAGGTGATCCAAATGCAGGGGTGGCTATGGGTGCGGGAGTTGGGGCCCGTGGGGCCGGTCGGTCTATAGGTGGGGGCGATCCGGCCCAGCAGGCTTCACAAACTGCTTTTGGCCGTGACATCTTCAGCCAGAGCGGCCTTTCTAAACTACGGGAATTTTCTCAACCCGGATACGGGGGTGTAGCTAGCGGGGCCCGGCACTACGTAGGCGCCGCCCAGCAGTCTTTGGTAGGCGCCAAGGCGAATCTGGACGCCCACAAGCCCATTTACGACGAAGCCAGGGCCAAGCTTACGGAAGTCAAGGCCATGTACGGCCCGAAGGCCGCGCATCTGGAGAACGTGCGGAAGCAGCTTGCGGAAATCGAACCCAAGCTCCAGGCTGCCCAGCAGCAATACCTGGAAGTGCTGAACATTCCGGAAGAATCCCGGGGGCCGGACTATGCTGATGACTTTGGAGTCGCGAAAGCGGAATGCGACTGGTTTCGGACCACGCATGCCGATCTGAAGACGGAGTTGGATGCGGCACCGCAAGCGTACCAGGACGCCCTGGCCAATTACCAGGCGGCGGAAGCGGAGCACGCCCGCCGGCAGCAGGATGTCGCACGGGCCGAGCAAAAGCTGACCCATGATGCCCTTGTCAAGGAGTTTCAGAACATCAAAGACCGGCAGGGTTACCGGGCACCTGGGGGCGTCAACGGCCCGCAGTGGGGATAGTGATGCCAGGGCGGCGCAGGAGCAGCGAAATAAGAGCGGGATATAGTCCAACATTCCCCGCCGGGGTTGCGGGGCGTGTGGGGCGTTGTGGAAGGCGCAAGGTTAGCGGCAAGAGCAACAAGTCACCCCGGGGGCTAACGCCCCCGGACCCCTGGGGGACCAGGAACCACTGAAGGCGAAGAACCCCGGCAGGGGTTCTTCTTCTTGGCCGGGGTTGCGGGGCGGGTGCCGCATTTACAACTGGTTGGCCTGGGTGCGGGCGAAGGCTAGCGGGCAGGTGTGCGGAGCTTGCCGGTAGAGCTGCAAAGCCTTGGGCGGCAAGGGTTGAGAGCCAGTTTTAGACCGCCCTTGCCGGTACTTAGACGTGACTAACACTGGGCAAGCCCGGGGTTACCGGCAAGGGCCTGTGGAAAACCACCTTGAGTCCTTGTGGCGCAAGGCTTGAGCCATACCGGTACCCCGATGACAAATCTCAAGACAAGATAAGGAGTGAACTGGGCTACGGGGGCGGCGCGGCACCGTGACCGGTTCCCGGCCACCGTGCCGCTTGGGGGCAAGCCGGACTGCCTGCGGCAGACCGGCGGGGGAACCTGCCGCTTGCTTTTTTGATTGTCCCAGACCCGCCGTCTCCAGTCAAGGGTGCGCGGCGTGAACATATCCTTGGCCTGCGGCCTGCGGTATCCTTCCCGCCGCCGGGCTAAAGCCCGCCCTTGACTTCCGGCGGCGGGGGCCCGGGGCGCGGTGATCAAGCAAGCCGCAAGGCGGGGTGCAAGCGGCGGGAAGAAAGGGGGTGCAAGCGGGATGACAATGGTAGATAGCGAACGCGAATTGTACCGCAGAATTGCCAAGCTGTGGGGAAGCGACGACCCGGAAGACCACGACAAAGCAGATGAGTTAGTTGAAATGCACAAAAATTTGCAGGTACTTGAAGAATTGTTGTTTGAGTTCGAGAGCCAGGAGTCAGGAGCCGGGACGGGGCGGGTGGTGGCACTCAATTCCTTTGTCGCGGAGCGTTATGCCCGCAACCTGGCCTGGGTACGGGGCTGGATAAAGTCAGAGTTGGGGTTACGTTGACAATTGACTGCGGTTTGGAAAGGGGGTGGCACAGGATGATGACGGCTCGAAAACTAACAGAACTACGGGAAGCGGGGAAGATCACCGACCATGATTATGTGCTTGAACTTTATAAGTTGATGACTCCGGAAGAGCGGGAGCGGTTCTTCAACCAAGCACGGGAAATTTATCTGAAAAACGGCTGGGAGTGGCCGGAAGAGTAGTAAAAGTAGTACTTGACGTGGTGTGCAAAGTTGCAGTAGAATTAGTGATATAAGACGATACCACCGGGCCGGAAACGGCTGCTCCGGGACCCCAAAAAAATGTCCGGAATCCTACCCGAACCCTGCACCCCGCCAAACGGCGGGGTTTTTGTTTTTGTGGGGTTGGTTGAGAAGTAAAGCCTGGAGCACCTGATGGCGAATTTCGCCGTCAGGTTAAAACCTTACAGAAAGGGGGGGCAAAGACAAATGAAACTTTACACCGTGCCGGAAATCCAAAGAATCTTGAAAATTCGCCGGGGTTTCGCTTACGAACTTGTGGCCAACGGTCGACTGAAGGCAATCCGGTTAAGCGAAAGGGGGCTACGGATTACCGAAGAATCGCTGAAAGAGTTTCTGGCGGCGCACGAGTACCGGTCGACCGGAAACGGCAGAAAGTAACAGCCAATCCGCGCCCGGGCTGGCGGGAAGGGGGTGAGTAAAAAAACTTTACAGAAACGAAAAGGAATTCGACGTGAGAAAGCAGAGTAATAAAGAAGAACCCCAGCGGGGGTTTTTCTTTTGTGAACGAAGCGGCCCCCGGTAGCCACCCCGGGGGCCAAGAAAGGAGAGCAGATAACCTTGCGTGACAAAAGCATACCACAAACCAGCGGGGAAATCAAGCATATGCTCAAAATTATTCCGGGGCGCGGGGCGGCCGGGCCGATGCCGGTGGTGACGGCCTTGGCTGACGTGGACCCGGAACCGGTCTCCTGGCTCTGGGAGCCATACTTGCCTGCGGGGAAACTAACGATTTTAGAAGGTGACCCAGGAGCCGGGAAAACTTGGGTGGCGCTGGCGATCTGCGCGCAACTGACCGCCGAGGGCCGGACGATTTTGTACGCGACAGCGGAAGATGGCGTGGCAGACACATTGCGGGTGCGGGTGGACGGAATGGGGGCGGATTTAAGCAAGTTTTTTGTCCTGCAGGGGCAGGGGAAGGGCGGCTTGGTGGTCCCGGTGACTCTGGCGCAGCCGGAACCGCTTCGGGCGGCGGTACTGGCGCACCGGCCTGACCTGCTGGTTCTTGACCCAATCCAGGCGTACTTGGG is a genomic window of Bacillota bacterium containing:
- a CDS encoding helix-turn-helix domain-containing protein — its product is MKLYTVPEIQRILKIRRGFAYELVANGRLKAIRLSERGLRITEESLKEFLAAHEYRSTGNGRK